One stretch of Natronobacterium gregoryi SP2 DNA includes these proteins:
- a CDS encoding ABC transporter ATP-binding protein, whose amino-acid sequence MAIDSRLTTRDDAESAAPETDDPPYLTGTDLRIGYPNAEEPVLDGESVTVPEGEVTALIGPNGSGKSTLLKGIARQLSLESGTVFLEGNDVHDLEKKAFARKVGHLSQENVSPDGLTVAELVYHGRYPHRGFFESVTDEDQAAVDRAISLAGIGHLRDRPLGSLSGGQKQLVWIAMALAQETDVLLLDEPTTFLDVHHQLEVMEIVETLRDHSSVTVVLVLHDIEQAARYADHLVALEDGSIYASGPPDDTLTEALLADVFRIEADVEEGERGPTITPLGPLHEDSSDESVER is encoded by the coding sequence ATGGCGATAGACTCGAGACTGACCACACGAGACGACGCGGAATCGGCCGCCCCCGAGACGGACGACCCACCGTATCTCACCGGTACCGATCTCCGGATCGGCTATCCGAACGCCGAGGAACCGGTCCTCGACGGCGAGTCTGTAACCGTCCCCGAGGGCGAAGTGACGGCACTCATCGGTCCGAACGGCAGCGGCAAGAGCACGCTCCTGAAAGGGATCGCACGCCAACTTTCGCTCGAGTCCGGCACCGTCTTTCTCGAGGGCAACGACGTACACGACCTCGAGAAGAAGGCCTTTGCCAGGAAGGTCGGTCACCTCTCCCAGGAGAACGTCTCGCCCGATGGGTTGACCGTCGCGGAGCTCGTCTATCACGGTCGATACCCACATCGCGGGTTCTTCGAGTCCGTCACGGACGAGGACCAGGCGGCCGTCGATCGAGCGATTTCGCTTGCGGGTATCGGCCATCTCCGCGACCGGCCTCTCGGTAGTCTGAGCGGCGGGCAGAAACAACTCGTCTGGATCGCGATGGCGCTGGCCCAGGAGACCGACGTTTTGTTGCTCGACGAGCCGACCACGTTCCTCGATGTCCACCACCAACTCGAGGTCATGGAGATCGTCGAGACGCTGCGCGATCACAGTTCGGTGACGGTCGTCCTCGTCCTCCACGACATCGAACAGGCGGCTCGCTATGCCGACCACCTGGTCGCTCTCGAGGACGGCTCGATTTACGCCAGCGGTCCGCCGGACGACACGCTCACGGAGGCGCTTCTCGCGGACGTGTTCCGTATCGAGGCCGACGTGGAGGAGGGGGAACGCGGACCGACGATCACGCCGCTTGGGCCGCTTCACGAGGACTCGAGCGACGAGAGCGTCGAACGATAG
- a CDS encoding FecCD family ABC transporter permease yields the protein MTETRAENGSVGQSSKSTGSLSVDSSLLSVCLGGSAIVILGGLVQLRYGAYSMTFAEAWRALFDSTVLLDYRWLLNFFLGEGLMEALTGYNVEQLPELSTATHIVWNLRLPRVIVAVLVGMNLAISGVIFQAVTRNELASPFILGVSSGAGLLVLLVLTVFTGLTTVLPLVASAGGALAFLIVYVIAWNNGTSPVRLVLAGVIVGTVFGSFQTALFVFTDDIGVVQQAIAWLNGSLTGTNWQHVRIALPWSLVSVGLAYLGSRQLNVLLLGEETASSLGMSVERVRFALSGIAVLAAAVSIAVAGIVSFVGLIVPHMVRNIVGSDNRKLVIGCLFVGPALMISADVGARLALNPVQIPVGIVTGLIGGPYFLYLMRKKQQLGEL from the coding sequence ATGACGGAGACGAGAGCGGAGAACGGGTCGGTTGGGCAGTCGTCCAAGTCGACAGGGAGCCTCTCGGTCGACTCGAGTCTGCTGTCGGTCTGTCTGGGAGGATCGGCGATCGTCATTCTCGGTGGTCTCGTCCAGTTACGATACGGTGCGTACTCGATGACGTTCGCCGAGGCCTGGCGCGCGCTGTTTGACTCGACAGTGCTGCTGGATTACCGGTGGCTGCTCAACTTCTTCCTCGGTGAAGGGTTGATGGAGGCGCTGACCGGGTACAACGTCGAACAGTTGCCGGAGCTCTCGACGGCGACACACATCGTCTGGAACCTCCGGCTACCGCGGGTCATCGTCGCCGTCCTGGTCGGAATGAATCTCGCTATCTCCGGCGTGATCTTCCAGGCGGTCACGCGAAACGAACTCGCGAGCCCGTTTATTCTCGGAGTGTCTTCGGGGGCCGGGCTGCTGGTGTTGCTCGTCCTTACGGTCTTTACGGGACTGACCACTGTCCTTCCGCTCGTCGCTTCGGCCGGTGGTGCGCTCGCGTTCCTCATCGTGTACGTCATCGCCTGGAACAACGGAACGAGCCCGGTTCGACTGGTACTTGCGGGCGTCATCGTCGGGACGGTCTTTGGCTCGTTCCAGACTGCACTGTTCGTCTTCACCGACGACATCGGTGTCGTCCAGCAGGCCATCGCGTGGTTGAACGGCTCGCTGACCGGGACGAACTGGCAACACGTGCGGATCGCACTTCCCTGGTCGCTCGTCTCGGTCGGGCTCGCATATCTCGGCTCACGGCAGCTAAACGTCCTCCTGCTGGGTGAAGAGACGGCGTCGTCGCTTGGCATGTCAGTCGAGCGCGTTCGCTTCGCGCTCTCTGGCATCGCCGTCCTCGCGGCCGCCGTGAGCATCGCTGTTGCCGGCATCGTCAGTTTCGTCGGGCTAATCGTGCCTCACATGGTCCGCAACATCGTCGGCAGCGACAACAGGAAACTCGTGATCGGCTGTCTCTTCGTCGGCCCGGCACTGATGATCTCCGCCGACGTCGGTGCCCGACTCGCACTCAATCCCGTCCAGATCCCCGTTGGGATCGTAACGGGGCTGATCGGCGGTCCGTACTTCCTCTACCTGATGCGCAAAAAACAACAACTGGGTGAGCTTTGA
- a CDS encoding NUDIX domain-containing protein, producing the protein MNDSDETDTDHVVTAFLRRRGKALLLCRSDTVDTHRGMWGGVSGFPEGDPDEQVVAEIRDETGLEETDVSFVRAGRPVEVADEDTAREWVVHPFLFDCDDPDIELSEEHDEYAWLPATTILEAVGEDLETVPTLWTAYERVAPTVRSITADDEHGAATLSIRALEVLRDRAGVLVAERDEFGVDPEGERDELAELAGRLLEARPAMAVLRNRVNRVMAEADLDDGASAVLESTLEGIDRALAADDEAAATASEVIDGTVLTLSRSSTVGDTLRQGDPSRVFVAESRPAREGVDVAEELAADLECPVTVHTDAAVAHVLEREAVDRVLVGADTIRPDGAVVNKTGTRAAALAASHEAVPVTVVAATDKVSTREEHNLESGDRAAVYDGDTALDVLNPTFDVTPPAVVDAVAAERGLLEDDGIEDVVAELRDLESW; encoded by the coding sequence ATGAACGATTCCGACGAAACCGACACAGACCACGTCGTCACCGCCTTCCTCCGGCGGCGAGGCAAGGCCCTCCTGTTGTGTCGTAGCGATACCGTCGACACCCATCGGGGAATGTGGGGTGGCGTCTCCGGCTTCCCAGAAGGCGACCCGGACGAACAGGTGGTCGCCGAGATCCGGGACGAAACCGGCCTCGAGGAAACGGACGTCTCGTTCGTCCGCGCCGGCCGGCCAGTCGAAGTCGCCGACGAGGACACAGCGCGTGAGTGGGTCGTCCACCCGTTTCTGTTCGACTGCGACGACCCCGATATCGAACTGAGCGAGGAACACGACGAGTACGCCTGGCTCCCGGCGACGACGATCCTCGAGGCGGTTGGCGAGGACCTCGAGACAGTGCCAACGCTCTGGACGGCGTACGAACGCGTCGCACCCACGGTGCGATCGATCACTGCGGACGACGAGCACGGTGCGGCCACCCTCTCGATTCGGGCGCTCGAGGTGCTGCGGGACCGGGCGGGAGTGCTCGTCGCCGAACGCGACGAGTTCGGCGTCGATCCGGAGGGCGAACGCGACGAACTGGCGGAACTGGCCGGCCGATTACTCGAGGCCCGACCCGCGATGGCCGTCCTCCGGAACCGAGTCAATCGGGTGATGGCTGAAGCTGATCTCGACGACGGCGCGAGTGCGGTCCTCGAGTCGACGCTCGAGGGGATCGACCGCGCGCTCGCGGCCGACGACGAAGCCGCGGCGACAGCAAGCGAGGTCATCGACGGAACGGTTCTGACGCTCTCGCGGTCCAGCACCGTCGGTGACACACTCCGGCAGGGCGATCCCTCGCGCGTCTTCGTCGCCGAATCCAGGCCGGCACGGGAGGGTGTCGACGTGGCCGAGGAACTGGCCGCGGACCTCGAGTGTCCCGTTACCGTCCACACCGACGCAGCGGTTGCACACGTCCTCGAGCGCGAAGCTGTCGACCGCGTCCTCGTCGGTGCCGACACGATTCGGCCGGACGGTGCCGTCGTGAACAAGACCGGGACGCGCGCCGCTGCACTCGCGGCCAGCCACGAAGCCGTTCCCGTCACCGTCGTCGCCGCCACCGATAAGGTCTCGACCCGCGAGGAACACAACCTCGAGTCCGGCGACCGGGCGGCGGTCTACGACGGTGACACCGCGCTCGACGTGCTAAATCCGACGTTCGACGTGACACCGCCTGCCGTCGTCGACGCGGTCGCCGCCGAACGCGGCCTGCTCGAGGACGACGGGATCGAGGACGTGGTCGCGGAGTTGCGCGACCTCGAATCGTGGTGA